One region of bacterium genomic DNA includes:
- a CDS encoding right-handed parallel beta-helix repeat-containing protein, which translates to MKKSRFIVVLAFLAALTLGASGCVIEDDGCFDNCCFGCNPEIFTIQQAIDFALPGDTVFIENGVYSPSTNGEFFPIFMRNDVSVIGQDPENTILDAEGTGYVLDFFNYNVGTVANFTVIGGLSNLGGGIYAESSSGNIQNMIVTGNRASEAGTGIYVVTSSGLTITNTIVVGNSGTPDAIDDPAQVDLDDSNIAFINNVVANGDADGVRLNFGSTGTFENNIFFDNGSDGFGVGLADNALESAANILYNITFGNAEGDYFLNDFIMTSSEANDFFPDDQIANNFSADPLFNNPAAGDFTLQFGSPAIQAGDPNPVFDNPDGSRNDIGAYGGPGADGP; encoded by the coding sequence ATGAAAAAATCACGCTTTATCGTCGTCCTGGCTTTTTTGGCGGCCCTCACGCTCGGCGCCTCGGGCTGCGTCATCGAGGATGACGGCTGCTTCGACAATTGCTGCTTCGGCTGCAACCCCGAAATTTTCACCATCCAGCAAGCCATCGACTTCGCCCTGCCCGGCGACACCGTCTTCATCGAGAATGGGGTCTACTCTCCCTCGACCAACGGCGAGTTCTTCCCGATCTTCATGCGCAACGACGTCAGCGTGATCGGCCAGGACCCCGAAAACACCATCCTCGACGCCGAAGGAACCGGCTACGTCCTCGACTTCTTCAACTATAACGTCGGAACCGTGGCCAACTTCACGGTCATCGGCGGGCTGAGCAATTTGGGCGGCGGCATCTACGCCGAAAGCTCCAGCGGCAACATCCAAAACATGATCGTGACCGGCAACCGGGCTTCCGAGGCCGGCACCGGAATCTACGTCGTCACCTCCAGCGGCCTCACGATCACCAACACCATCGTCGTCGGCAACTCCGGCACCCCCGATGCCATCGACGATCCGGCCCAGGTCGACCTCGACGATTCCAACATCGCCTTCATCAACAACGTGGTGGCCAATGGCGACGCCGACGGCGTCCGGCTCAACTTCGGCTCCACCGGAACTTTCGAGAACAACATCTTCTTCGATAACGGCAGCGACGGCTTCGGCGTCGGCTTGGCCGACAACGCCCTCGAGAGCGCGGCCAACATTCTCTACAACATCACCTTCGGCAACGCCGAGGGCGACTACTTCCTCAACGACTTCATCATGACCTCGTCCGAAGCCAACGATTTCTTCCCCGACGACCAGATCGCCAACAACTTCTCGGCCGATCCGCTCTTCAACAATCCGGCCGCCGGCGACTTCACCCTGCAGTTCGGCTCCCCGGCCATTCAAGCCGGCGATCCCAACCCGGTCTTCGACAATCCCGATGGCAGCCGCAACGACATCGGCGCCTATGGTGGACCCGGGGCCGACGGGCCTTAA
- a CDS encoding DUF4114 domain-containing protein, translating into MKKFLTCLSAAVLVLSLQQGAGQAYENIDLDPAFVSEIEEIFHVNADKTPFDLGLVSGEDPNLHLFQEAEIYITFIHEKAMFKNQFGYFTFDDCNEDGLIQPEEVLSEELIFENVSEEGGVMVPGDTVKIGPFPAGTDLGFFVVADGYDDPIHTYYTVPELNPDGVHHMVMVGTSDGGNVAIGIEDWFWHDEDCDKDFNDVIFTFTMTPETALEEVIEDSDIPVYDPDGSSEEEPVQDPAAEADDQDSLPIHPADFEGFEGEPGSEIVSAEQTSDVLMVIEGSGPGCSLSPSADQGIDLSLAAVAILALVFIGRGSRNKEL; encoded by the coding sequence ATGAAAAAGTTTCTGACTTGCCTCAGCGCCGCGGTCCTGGTCCTGAGCCTGCAACAGGGAGCCGGCCAAGCTTACGAGAACATCGACCTCGACCCGGCTTTCGTCTCCGAGATCGAAGAGATCTTCCACGTCAACGCCGACAAGACGCCCTTTGACCTAGGCCTGGTCTCGGGTGAAGACCCGAACCTCCACCTCTTCCAAGAGGCCGAGATCTACATCACCTTCATCCACGAGAAGGCGATGTTCAAAAATCAATTCGGCTACTTCACCTTCGACGATTGCAACGAGGACGGCCTGATCCAGCCCGAGGAAGTCTTGAGCGAAGAGCTGATCTTCGAGAACGTCTCCGAGGAAGGCGGCGTGATGGTCCCCGGCGACACCGTCAAGATCGGTCCCTTCCCGGCCGGGACCGATCTCGGCTTCTTCGTGGTCGCCGACGGCTACGACGATCCGATCCACACCTACTACACCGTTCCCGAGCTCAACCCCGACGGCGTCCACCACATGGTCATGGTCGGGACCAGCGACGGCGGCAACGTCGCCATCGGCATCGAGGATTGGTTCTGGCACGACGAGGATTGCGACAAGGACTTCAACGACGTCATCTTCACCTTCACGATGACGCCCGAAACCGCCCTCGAAGAGGTCATCGAGGACAGCGATATCCCGGTCTACGACCCCGACGGCTCTTCCGAGGAAGAGCCGGTCCAGGATCCGGCAGCGGAAGCCGATGATCAAGATAGCCTGCCGATCCACCCGGCCGACTTCGAGGGCTTCGAGGGCGAGCCGGGCAGCGAAATCGTCAGCGCCGAGCAGACCAGCGACGTCCTGATGGTGATCGAAGGCAGCGGTCCGGGTTGCAGCCTGAGCCCGAGCGCCGATCAAGGCATCGACCTGTCACTGGCGGCAGTGGCCATCCTCGCCCTGGTCTTCATCGGCCGCGGCTCCCGCAATAAGGAGCTGTAG
- a CDS encoding DUF4163 domain-containing protein, which translates to MKKSLFLLLVLLLAGACQRGEIFKIEEVRFEKSQGECKGESSPCAKVELSYPVLSGGSAAGRERLNGEIRAFALRQIDEAVAKDAAAYATAFFAEYQKFGREFPKAPQSWWENRQVKVLLNTPQVFSLSSEWEGYMGG; encoded by the coding sequence GTGAAAAAATCTCTTTTCTTGCTTTTAGTCTTGCTGCTCGCCGGCGCTTGCCAGCGCGGTGAAATCTTCAAAATCGAAGAGGTCCGTTTCGAGAAAAGCCAGGGCGAATGCAAGGGCGAGTCCAGCCCCTGCGCCAAGGTCGAGCTGAGCTATCCCGTGTTGAGCGGCGGCAGCGCCGCCGGTCGCGAGCGGCTGAACGGCGAGATTCGGGCCTTCGCTTTACGCCAGATCGACGAGGCCGTCGCCAAGGACGCCGCGGCCTATGCCACCGCCTTTTTCGCCGAATATCAAAAATTCGGCCGGGAATTCCCCAAAGCTCCCCAATCTTGGTGGGAGAACCGTCAAGTGAAGGTCCTGCTCAATACGCCCCAGGTCTTCAGCCTTTCCTCGGAGTGGGAAGGCTATATGGGCGGCG
- the aqpZ gene encoding aquaporin Z — MSLGKRALAEFLGTFWLTFGGCGSAVLAAAFPDVGIGLLGVAFAFGLTVLTMAYAIGHISGCHLNPAVSVGLFVGGRFKGSELIPYIVAQVLGAVAAAALLYFIASGKAGFDLSGGLASNGYGEHSPGGYSMHSALVTEIVMTFMFLMIILGSTDPRAPQGFAPIAIGLGLTLIHLISIPVTNTSVNPARSTGPALIVGGWAIQQLWMFWVAPIAGAIVAGIFYRIFADRRVP; from the coding sequence ATGTCACTTGGCAAACGAGCACTTGCGGAGTTTCTCGGCACCTTCTGGCTGACTTTTGGCGGCTGCGGCAGCGCGGTCTTGGCGGCGGCTTTCCCCGACGTCGGGATCGGCCTCCTCGGCGTGGCCTTCGCCTTCGGCCTGACCGTCCTCACCATGGCTTATGCGATCGGCCACATCTCGGGCTGCCATCTCAACCCGGCGGTCTCGGTCGGCCTTTTCGTCGGCGGACGCTTCAAGGGAAGCGAGCTCATCCCCTACATCGTGGCCCAGGTCCTTGGCGCTGTTGCGGCGGCGGCCCTGCTCTATTTCATCGCCAGCGGCAAGGCCGGCTTCGACTTGAGCGGCGGCTTGGCCTCCAACGGCTACGGCGAACACTCGCCGGGCGGCTATTCGATGCATTCGGCCTTGGTCACCGAGATCGTGATGACCTTCATGTTCCTGATGATCATCCTCGGCTCGACCGATCCGCGGGCGCCCCAAGGCTTCGCCCCGATCGCCATCGGCTTGGGCCTGACCCTGATCCACTTGATCAGCATCCCGGTGACCAACACCTCGGTCAATCCGGCCCGTTCCACCGGGCCGGCCCTGATCGTCGGGGGCTGGGCCATCCAACAGCTTTGGATGTTCTGGGTGGCGCCGATCGCCGGCGCCATCGTGGCCGGAATATTCTACCGGATCTTCGCGGATCGGCGAGTTCCTTAA